TCGTGGTCTCCCCGACCCCGCTGCTCGTCGCCTACACGGAGGGCGTCCTGCCGGCCCTCGGCGAGGAGGGGCAGGTCGCGATCCGCGCGGTGGGCTCGCTGGTCGACGGCGTCGAGGCGACCCTCTACGACACGCCCGCGGTGGCCCGGGTCAAGGGCTCCACGCGCATGCTGAAGGTGCTCCGCAAGGCCGCGCGCGGCGCCCTGGACCTGCACCCTGGCGGCACGCCCGCGCGGCTGCGCGTGGTCGCCTTCGGCCGCCGCGTGGAGCTGGACGCCGACGAGCTGGCCGAGGTCCGCCGCACGGCCCTCGGCGGCACCGCCCCCGTCAACCTGCTGCGCCCGCGCGCCCGCAGGCTCCTGCTGGACGCGCTGTGGGCGAAGTCCGGCGCCGCGGGCCGGCACGACGACCCGGAGCTCGCGGCCGAACTGCGCGCGTCGTTCGACGAGGACATCACCTCGGAGGACGACTTCATCGCCTTCCTGGACGCCTGGTGGCCCGAGCTGACGCCGCGCGGCGTGCTGGCGGCGATGGCCGACGAGAAGCGCCTCGGCCGCGCCTCGCGGCGCGTCCTGAACCAGGGCGAGGTCCGCAGGCTGGCCCGCTCGCTGACCCGCGACGGCCTCTCCGTGCACGACGTGGCGCTGCTCGACGAGCTCCAGGCGGTCCTCGGCGCCCCGGCCCGCCCCGCGCGCAGCCGCGAGCTGGATCCGCTCGACCAGCTCAGCGGCCTGGACGAGCTGATGCCGACAGGGTGGTCGAACGGCGAGAGCACCCGCGAGCGTGCCGAGCGGCTGGCGAGGGAGCGCGTCGAGTACGCGCACGTCATCGTCGACGAGGCGCAGGACGTCACGCCGATGCAGTGGCGCATGATCGGCCGCCGCGGCCGGCACGCCACCTGGACGATCGTCGGCGACCCGGCGCAGTCCTCGTGGTCCGACCCGGACGAGGCCGCAGCCGCACGCGACGAGGCCCTGGGCGGCCGGCCGCGCCGCCGCTTCACGCTCACCGTCAACTACCGCAACCCCGCCGAGATCGCCGAACTCGCCGCGCAGGTGCTCGCCCTCGCCATGCCGGGCGCCATGGCGCCGACCGCGGTACGGGCCACCGGGGTGCGGCCCCGGTTCGCCGTGGCCGCCGGCGGCGCGCGGGGCCTCGCGGGGGCGGTGCGCGAGGAGGCCGCCCGGCTGCTGGCGGAGGTGGACGGCACGGTCGGCGTGGTGGCCGCGATGCACCGCCGCGAGGAGGCCGCGCGCTGGCTGGAGGGCCTGGGCGACCGCGTGGTGGCCCTCGGCAGCCTGGAGGCCAAGGGGCTGGAGTACGACGCGACGGTGGTCGTCTCGCCCGCGGAGATCGCGGATGAGGGGCCTGCGGGGCTGCGGGTCCTGTACGTGGCGCTGACCCGCGCCACGCAGCAGCTCACGGTGGTCTCCACGGACCGCGACACCCCTGACGCGGCAGGAGTCCCGGACCTCCTCCGAGAGTGACCCTGCGGTTCGCCGGAGCCCCTTCCTGTCCGGGGCTGCGCCCCGATCCCCTGCCTGAAGGGGTGGCTTCGGTTGTTGCCGGACCCTCGGTGGGTGGGTGGTTGCTCGCGCAGTTCCCCGCGCCCCTTTGGTGCGGGGCTGCGCCCCGGTCGCCCGGCTGGAGGGGGTGGCTTCGGTTGTTGCCGGATCGTCGGTGGGTGGGTGGTTGCTCGCGCAGTTCCCCGCGCCCCCTTCATGGGCGCTTCGCGCCCTATCAGGGGCGCGGGGAACTGCGCGCTCAGCCACGACGGGGCCGAGAGTCCGCCGCCGGCCGGAAGGGGCAGTGTCTGCCCGGCAGGTGCCCGAGGCAGAGGCTGGGTGTGAAAGGGGCGCGGGGAACTGCGCGACAGCCACGACGGAGCGGAGAGCCCGCCGCCGGGCAGAAGGTGCAGTCTCTTCGCGGGGCGCGGGGCGCGGGGCGCGGGGCGCGGTGGCCGTACACCAACCGTGAGGGGTACCGCACCTCGGCTCACACAGACGCGGCAGCGTCTGGAATTGCCTTGCAGGGATCGTTTGTTACCGTGGACGTGGCACCGGCTCGATCCAAGCCCCCGGGCCCAACCATAGTCGCTTCGAGCGACCACTTGCCGCGAGGCGAGCATGGCGGGTCGGTGTCACCAGACTTCACCAGACGGCACATGGTGAGTGGAGAGGCCCGCGCCCTGTTTGGCGTGGGCCTCTTCCCGTTTCGCGTGGTCCCCGGTCGCCCCCCGGGCGACGTCCGCGCTCCCCCGTAAGGGCTTTCTGTTCTCTCCGGGGCCCCGCACCGTATACCTTGCGCTGCACACCGGATTTCACCGGAGAGCCTCTGCTCCCGGCCGGAGCAGAGGCCCGGCTCCCGGAAGCTTCTCGTATGGTGGAATCCTGTTTCCAGAACAATGGCGAACAGTGCGGGAACTCCCCGTGCACCACCCCAGGCGGGTTACCACATACCCGGCGGTAGGTGCGACTATCGGATGGCGCTCCCGTGAGAGATACGAACATCGGCACGAATCACGGCAACCGATTCACGGGCCGCGCGCACGCGAACAAGGGAAAGCAGAGGAAGTCGGCCATGGCAACGGCGCCCAGCGTCTCCTACTCGATGACGGTCCGGCTGGAAGTGCCCGCGAGCGGCACCGCGGTCTCCCAGCTCACCACGGTGGTGGAGTCCTCAGGCGGCTCGGTCACCGGTCTCGACGTCACGGCGTCGGGACACGAGAAGCTGCGCATCGACGTCACCATCGCCGCCAGCTCGACCGCGCACGCCGACGAGATCGTGGGCAAGCTGCGCACCATCGAGGGCGTCGTCCTGGGCAAGGTCTCCGACCGTACGTTCCTGATGCACCTCGGCGGCAAGATCGAGATGGCCTCCAAGCACCCGATCCGCAACCGCGACGACCTGTCCATGGTGTACACCCCGGGCGTGGCGCGCGTCTGCATGGCCATCGCGGAGAACCCCGAGGACGCCCGCAGGCTCACCATCAAGCGCAACTCCGTCGCCGTGGTCACGGACGGCTCC
The nucleotide sequence above comes from Streptomyces sp. TS71-3. Encoded proteins:
- a CDS encoding UvrD-helicase domain-containing protein; this translates as MEQRHLDRVYRRLEEKIDEAEFLMKDAAERGKVGTPGALAERDAQVFRAGIHLNRLNNEFEDFLFGRIDLLQGKDGQKGPDGAYTALEPADGAVRTQRDESGASGTRACADIAETLHIGRLGVLDADYSPLVIDWRAPAAAPFYRATPVDPGRVVRRRVIRSKGRRVLGVEDDLMRPELTAYDAGGHELPVVGDGALMAALGRARSHTMHDIVASIQAEQDMVIRAPAASVTQVEGGPGTGKTAVALHRAAYLLYQDRRRYAGGILVVSPTPLLVAYTEGVLPALGEEGQVAIRAVGSLVDGVEATLYDTPAVARVKGSTRMLKVLRKAARGALDLHPGGTPARLRVVAFGRRVELDADELAEVRRTALGGTAPVNLLRPRARRLLLDALWAKSGAAGRHDDPELAAELRASFDEDITSEDDFIAFLDAWWPELTPRGVLAAMADEKRLGRASRRVLNQGEVRRLARSLTRDGLSVHDVALLDELQAVLGAPARPARSRELDPLDQLSGLDELMPTGWSNGESTRERAERLARERVEYAHVIVDEAQDVTPMQWRMIGRRGRHATWTIVGDPAQSSWSDPDEAAAARDEALGGRPRRRFTLTVNYRNPAEIAELAAQVLALAMPGAMAPTAVRATGVRPRFAVAAGGARGLAGAVREEAARLLAEVDGTVGVVAAMHRREEAARWLEGLGDRVVALGSLEAKGLEYDATVVVSPAEIADEGPAGLRVLYVALTRATQQLTVVSTDRDTPDAAGVPDLLRE